The Erythrobacter sp. Alg231-14 genome has a segment encoding these proteins:
- a CDS encoding DUF6923 family protein has protein sequence MTFRTLTDDTNVSAPPEGSGWFFWARSLPTRCLIALIVCLGGIVAFDGPAHAQARFTCTGDIYQVQSGQLRIFDTATSTYTNVGQRSSSYNSLAYNPNDDFFYATRSSGIIRVDANGVVTDMFAIGFNSYIGDIDDANNMYLRRSNNIVMRVNLATQQQTPITLSQSLASGAADWAFVDTPLGQRLIAPGRTQLSLIDVNTGENVVRSIADYPNEGSSGATWSDVNGRVFTFRNTTGNVYEILDYLTPNPRAVLVAIGDPSNSNDGSSCRRMPFPNFPPVAYDDAFSTAFQTALVDVNVIAGSGNGVDNDPDGTPITVTTDLISPPSNGSVEIDADGSFIYTPEPGFSGEDTFIYEIKDQSGLVAQATVTITVTRPRLKVRKQSSVHQQSAGSAFFLPGHDVIYDIEISNTGDQEVDPDTLVIIDQWPADVRFYFGDLDTGGSAEFMETDPVAWRDNGSGLNFSFDRDVRFSSSDTKPSSIDQCGYEPQSGYDPNVRFICIMPQGALQPSGSANFYMRGRIQ, from the coding sequence GTGACATTTCGGACCCTCACCGATGACACAAACGTCTCTGCACCCCCTGAAGGGAGCGGGTGGTTCTTCTGGGCCCGCTCCCTTCCAACCCGGTGTTTGATCGCGCTTATCGTTTGTCTGGGAGGGATCGTCGCTTTTGACGGGCCCGCTCACGCGCAAGCCCGGTTCACCTGCACCGGCGACATCTATCAGGTGCAAAGCGGCCAATTGCGGATTTTCGACACCGCGACATCGACATACACCAATGTCGGACAACGCAGTTCTTCGTACAATTCTTTGGCCTACAACCCGAACGACGATTTCTTCTACGCCACGCGTTCCAGCGGCATTATCAGGGTCGATGCGAACGGCGTCGTGACCGACATGTTCGCCATTGGGTTCAATTCGTACATTGGCGACATCGATGATGCCAACAATATGTATTTGCGCCGATCCAACAACATCGTGATGCGGGTCAATTTGGCGACCCAACAACAAACCCCCATTACCCTATCGCAATCCTTGGCCAGCGGCGCGGCCGATTGGGCATTTGTGGACACGCCCCTTGGCCAAAGGTTGATCGCGCCGGGCCGCACGCAATTGTCTTTGATCGACGTGAACACAGGCGAGAATGTCGTTCGTTCCATCGCCGATTACCCCAATGAAGGGTCCAGCGGCGCAACATGGTCCGATGTGAACGGCCGGGTCTTTACGTTCCGCAACACAACGGGAAATGTGTATGAAATCCTTGACTATTTAACACCCAATCCGCGCGCTGTTTTGGTCGCGATTGGCGATCCCAGCAACAGCAATGACGGCAGTTCTTGCCGCAGGATGCCCTTCCCCAATTTCCCTCCAGTCGCCTATGACGATGCGTTCTCAACCGCGTTTCAAACCGCATTGGTCGACGTGAACGTAATCGCCGGCAGCGGCAACGGCGTGGACAACGATCCTGATGGGACGCCCATCACAGTCACCACCGATTTAATCAGCCCGCCATCCAACGGATCGGTCGAAATCGATGCTGACGGATCCTTTATCTACACGCCAGAGCCGGGTTTTTCCGGGGAGGACACTTTCATCTATGAAATTAAGGACCAATCCGGGTTGGTCGCACAGGCGACAGTCACAATCACGGTCACTCGCCCCCGTCTAAAAGTGCGCAAACAATCAAGCGTCCATCAACAATCCGCGGGGTCGGCCTTTTTCCTACCCGGCCATGACGTGATCTACGACATCGAAATATCGAACACAGGCGATCAAGAGGTTGACCCCGATACATTGGTTATCATTGATCAATGGCCTGCCGACGTTCGGTTTTATTTTGGGGACTTGGACACGGGCGGATCGGCAGAATTCATGGAAACCGACCCCGTCGCATGGCGCGACAACGGATCGGGATTGAATTTCAGCTTTGATCGCGATGTGCGGTTTTCCAGTTCCGACACCAAACCCAGTTCCATCGATCAATGCGGATACGAACCCCAATCCGGATACGATCCCAATGTCCGCTTTATCTGCATCATGCCCCAAGGCGCACTGCAACCATCCGGAAGCGCTAATTTCTACATGCGCGGCCGCATACAATAG
- a CDS encoding DUF3137 domain-containing protein — MDANVQGLMQGHLGQWLADQESMRAEAKKKAFNRWFYSGIIALPILTFAWFSGSSLGSFGILLTFVIIGGIAAWGYMPISEAKRAIKIGINSAIAREFGISYEHDVNPGSEFEAAMTYGLLPGYDRDTFEDRWYGSLEGHDFNLYEAHLEERRGSGKNRRWVTVFRGALVHMEFGRDFHSTTLLQRKGKHRKWLGLGGRKDHATFDGHRLDYVDQVHPDFEDVFEVWSDDQVEARVLIHPSYVEHLLALERAFNGDAVRALFSRGEVILVVESGNLFESGSMDARDDENRVAEATDQFGAMARLALAINQNERGRSQL, encoded by the coding sequence ATGGACGCTAATGTGCAAGGATTGATGCAGGGGCATCTCGGCCAATGGTTGGCCGATCAAGAATCCATGCGCGCGGAAGCAAAAAAGAAAGCGTTCAACCGCTGGTTCTATTCCGGGATCATCGCCCTGCCAATTTTGACCTTCGCGTGGTTTTCGGGATCATCGCTCGGTAGCTTTGGGATCCTACTGACCTTTGTCATTATTGGCGGGATAGCGGCATGGGGATACATGCCAATTTCCGAGGCGAAGCGCGCGATCAAAATTGGCATCAATTCCGCCATCGCACGCGAATTTGGCATTTCATACGAACACGATGTGAACCCAGGCAGCGAATTCGAAGCGGCAATGACCTATGGTCTATTGCCCGGATATGATCGCGACACTTTCGAAGACCGTTGGTACGGCTCGCTCGAAGGGCATGACTTCAACCTATACGAAGCGCATTTGGAGGAACGCCGCGGGTCGGGCAAAAACCGCCGATGGGTGACGGTGTTTCGCGGGGCTTTGGTCCATATGGAATTTGGCCGCGATTTCCATTCCACCACCCTGCTTCAACGCAAGGGGAAACACCGCAAATGGTTGGGCCTTGGCGGGCGGAAAGACCACGCCACGTTTGACGGGCATAGGCTGGATTACGTCGATCAGGTCCACCCTGATTTCGAAGACGTGTTCGAGGTGTGGAGCGATGATCAGGTTGAGGCGCGCGTGCTTATCCACCCATCCTATGTCGAACATTTGCTCGCCCTAGAACGCGCGTTTAACGGGGATGCCGTGCGCGCCCTGTTCAGCCGCGGCGAAGTCATTTTGGTCGTGGAAAGCGGCAATCTGTTTGAAAGCGGATCGATGGATGCGCGCGACGACGAGAACCGCGTCGCCGAAGCCACAGATCAATTTGGCGCAATGGCGCGATTGGCGTTGGCCATCAATCAGAACGAGCGCGGCAGATCGCAGCTTTAA
- a CDS encoding type III PLP-dependent enzyme has translation MLVYPDAKTVAQALTPEEPVILNRPHAARRAARFFVEKFPGKVLYAVKANPAPDLIQVLWESGITHYDVASIAEVRLVRGILPDANLCFMHPIKTRSAIKEAYFQHGVVTFSLDSMEELDKIVEACRDPETGEEAQDLRLCVRIRVSSEYSELSLASKFGCDLLEAPELLQKARQHCDWLGVCFHVGSQAMTPFAFVQAIDRTRAAIAQASVVIDMIDIGGGFPSVYPEMEPPPLEDYFAIIHHHYEALPIAYNAELWCEPGRALAAEYSSMIVKVEKRRGSELYINDGAYGALYDAAHVSWRFPVNALEDDLRDPIEDFAFYGPTCDDADYMAGPFALPGDIQAGDYIEIGMLGAYGAAMKTGFNGFGDAQCVIVSDEPMMSLFDGSRQPTASDNVISLR, from the coding sequence TTGCTCGTATATCCTGACGCCAAGACTGTAGCCCAGGCGCTAACGCCTGAAGAGCCGGTGATCCTTAATCGCCCGCATGCTGCGCGGCGTGCTGCGCGCTTTTTCGTCGAGAAGTTTCCCGGCAAAGTGCTTTATGCGGTGAAGGCCAATCCGGCTCCTGATTTGATTCAAGTTCTATGGGAATCCGGCATCACGCATTACGACGTGGCCTCCATCGCCGAAGTGCGGTTGGTGCGGGGAATTCTGCCCGATGCCAACCTGTGCTTCATGCACCCGATCAAAACCCGCAGTGCCATTAAAGAGGCGTATTTCCAACACGGCGTTGTCACGTTCAGCCTCGATTCGATGGAGGAGCTGGACAAGATCGTAGAGGCATGCCGCGACCCCGAAACGGGTGAGGAAGCGCAAGATTTACGCCTGTGCGTGCGGATTAGGGTTTCCAGCGAATATTCCGAATTGTCGCTTGCCTCGAAATTCGGCTGTGACCTGCTTGAAGCGCCGGAATTGCTGCAAAAGGCGCGCCAGCATTGCGATTGGTTGGGCGTGTGTTTCCACGTTGGCAGCCAGGCGATGACGCCGTTTGCCTTTGTTCAGGCGATCGACCGCACCCGCGCCGCAATTGCGCAGGCCAGCGTCGTGATCGACATGATCGACATTGGCGGCGGTTTCCCCAGCGTCTATCCTGAGATGGAGCCACCTCCTCTCGAAGATTACTTTGCGATCATCCATCACCACTACGAAGCGTTACCCATCGCCTACAATGCCGAATTGTGGTGCGAACCGGGCCGCGCTTTGGCCGCTGAATATTCGAGCATGATCGTGAAGGTCGAAAAACGGCGCGGATCCGAATTGTACATCAACGACGGCGCCTATGGTGCGTTGTACGATGCGGCGCATGTTTCGTGGCGGTTCCCGGTGAATGCGTTGGAAGATGATCTGCGCGATCCGATAGAGGATTTTGCGTTTTACGGCCCGACTTGCGACGACGCGGATTACATGGCCGGACCATTCGCATTGCCCGGCGATATCCAAGCGGGCGATTACATCGAAATCGGGATGTTGGGCGCGTATGGCGCGGCGATGAAGACTGGTTTTAACGGGTTTGGCGACGCGCAATGCGTCATCGTGAGCGACGAACCTATGATGAGCCTTTTCGACGGGTCACGCCAACCCACGGCCAGCGACAACGTCATCTCGCTTCGATAG
- a CDS encoding LemA family protein, with product MGMLSFVVIGVVVIAAFVVIGIYNRLVGLRQNVRQGKADIDAQLRQRHDLIPNLVETVKGYAGHEAATLEAVIAARNTAKQGEPDSGSEKGLRVALDNLLALGEAYPDLKASSNFQELQRELADVEDKLAAARRALNAAVAQFNTAREAFPAIMFAGAFGFQQADFNTLDDSERGTVDQAPQIGF from the coding sequence ATGGGAATGTTGAGTTTTGTTGTGATTGGCGTTGTTGTAATCGCCGCGTTTGTGGTGATTGGCATTTACAACCGATTGGTTGGGCTGCGCCAAAACGTGCGCCAAGGCAAAGCCGATATTGATGCACAATTGCGCCAACGCCATGATTTGATCCCAAACCTTGTCGAAACCGTCAAAGGGTATGCCGGTCACGAAGCCGCCACATTGGAAGCGGTGATCGCCGCGCGCAACACCGCGAAACAAGGCGAACCTGACAGCGGCAGCGAAAAAGGGTTGCGAGTCGCTCTCGACAACCTTTTGGCTTTGGGAGAGGCCTATCCCGATTTGAAAGCCAGCAGCAATTTCCAAGAATTGCAGCGTGAGCTTGCCGATGTCGAAGACAAATTGGCCGCCGCCCGCCGCGCGTTGAACGCCGCCGTTGCTCAATTCAACACCGCACGCGAAGCCTTCCCTGCGATCATGTTCGCCGGCGCGTTTGGCTTTCAACAGGCCGATTTCAACACATTGGATGACAGCGAGCGCGGGACGGTCGATCAAGCGCCCCAAATCGGGTTTTGA
- the hemA gene encoding 5-aminolevulinate synthase produces MNYNQIFDSAIDRLHEEGRYRVFIDIMRNKGAYPNARCFHGHNGPKPITVWCSNDYLAMGQHDVVIGAMEKALHDVGAGSGGTRNIGGNTHYHVELEQELADLHGKQGALLFTSGYVSNDATLSTLAKLLPGCVIFSDELNHASMIAGIRNSGCEKKVFRHNDMAHLEELLAEQDHETPKLIAFESVYSMDGDVAPVHAICDLAEKYNALTYIDEVHAVGMYGDHGGGISERDNAAHRIDIIEGTLGKAFGVMGGYIAADTRVIDCIRSYAPGFIFTTSLSPVLVAGVLASVKHLKSSNVERNAHQKSAATLKLKFAESGLPVMDSTTHIVPLMVGDPARAKKISDILLAEYGVYVQPINYPTVPRGTERLRFTPGPHHTDAMMDELTEALVEIWDRMDMELAQAA; encoded by the coding sequence GTGAATTACAACCAGATTTTCGATTCAGCGATTGACCGTCTGCACGAAGAAGGCCGCTATCGGGTCTTTATCGACATCATGCGCAACAAAGGCGCCTATCCCAATGCGCGGTGTTTCCATGGTCACAATGGACCCAAACCCATCACGGTTTGGTGTTCCAACGACTATCTCGCCATGGGTCAACACGATGTCGTGATCGGCGCGATGGAAAAAGCGTTGCACGATGTGGGCGCGGGTTCGGGCGGCACGCGCAATATCGGCGGCAACACGCATTACCATGTCGAATTGGAACAGGAATTGGCCGACTTGCATGGCAAGCAAGGCGCGTTGTTGTTCACCAGCGGCTATGTTTCCAACGATGCGACCTTGTCCACTTTGGCGAAATTGCTGCCGGGTTGTGTGATTTTCTCAGATGAATTGAACCATGCCAGCATGATTGCCGGCATCCGCAATTCTGGGTGTGAGAAAAAGGTGTTCCGTCACAACGACATGGCACATCTCGAAGAATTGTTGGCCGAACAAGACCACGAAACACCGAAATTGATCGCGTTTGAAAGCGTCTATTCAATGGATGGCGATGTGGCCCCGGTTCACGCCATTTGTGATCTTGCCGAAAAATACAACGCGCTCACTTACATCGATGAAGTGCATGCAGTTGGCATGTATGGCGATCACGGCGGTGGCATTTCGGAACGCGATAACGCCGCGCACCGGATCGACATTATCGAAGGGACACTGGGCAAAGCCTTTGGCGTCATGGGTGGTTACATTGCGGCCGATACGCGGGTTATTGACTGCATCCGTTCCTACGCGCCCGGCTTTATCTTCACCACGTCGCTATCACCGGTTCTGGTCGCCGGGGTTTTGGCGTCGGTGAAGCACCTCAAATCCTCGAATGTCGAACGCAACGCTCATCAAAAGTCGGCGGCGACGTTGAAACTGAAATTCGCCGAAAGTGGGCTGCCCGTAATGGACAGCACGACGCATATTGTGCCGTTGATGGTGGGCGACCCTGCCCGCGCCAAAAAGATCAGCGACATTCTGCTCGCGGAATACGGCGTGTATGTTCAACCGATCAATTACCCCACCGTCCCACGCGGCACAGAACGCCTGCGGTTCACCCCCGGCCCGCATCACACCGATGCGATGATGGACGAATTGACAGAGGCGTTGGTGGAGATTTGGGATCGGATGGATATGGAACTGGCGCAGGCCGCCTGA
- a CDS encoding TauD/TfdA dioxygenase family protein: MATTFDRTTLDTGMLRIEPMTPAVGAEILDIDLGDANIADSIPQIRAALLKHGVIFFRDQDLTQEQHIAFARHFGELEVHPATPKDQPNPEVLRISHGPNSRGQENYWHSDVTWREEPSLGSILYAREVPDCGGDTLFANMHLAYERLSEQMQRFCEGLTAVHDISRVFAKRLGKTPEDLHDKFPPMRHPVIRTHPETGERAIYVNTAFTSHIEGLSSAESRWLLDHLYATAKDAELQCRFRWRPGSIAFWDNRVCQHLAVSDYFPARRMMERVTIAGDRPYFEA, from the coding sequence TTGGCCACTACATTTGATCGCACTACGCTCGACACGGGCATGCTTCGCATTGAACCGATGACGCCCGCAGTTGGGGCCGAGATCCTTGATATTGACCTGGGCGATGCAAACATCGCCGACAGCATCCCGCAAATCCGCGCAGCCTTGTTGAAACACGGCGTGATTTTCTTTCGCGATCAGGACCTGACTCAGGAACAGCATATCGCCTTTGCCCGCCACTTTGGCGAATTGGAGGTCCACCCCGCGACCCCCAAGGACCAACCAAACCCAGAAGTCCTGCGCATTTCCCATGGCCCCAATAGCCGAGGTCAGGAAAATTACTGGCATTCCGATGTGACATGGCGCGAGGAACCATCGCTGGGCTCGATCCTGTACGCACGTGAAGTGCCCGATTGCGGCGGCGACACACTGTTTGCCAACATGCACCTCGCCTATGAACGCCTGTCTGAACAGATGCAGCGTTTCTGCGAAGGGCTAACCGCGGTCCACGATATCAGCCGTGTTTTCGCCAAGCGTTTGGGCAAAACGCCGGAGGATTTGCATGATAAATTCCCGCCCATGCGCCATCCGGTAATCCGCACGCATCCCGAAACGGGCGAACGGGCAATCTACGTCAACACCGCCTTCACATCGCACATCGAGGGGTTGTCTTCGGCGGAAAGCCGTTGGCTGCTCGATCACTTGTATGCGACCGCCAAGGACGCCGAACTGCAATGCCGTTTTCGTTGGCGCCCGGGTTCCATCGCGTTTTGGGACAACCGTGTTTGCCAACATCTGGCTGTGTCGGATTATTTCCCGGCAAGGCGCATGATGGAACGCGTGACAATCGCCGGTGATAGGCCCTATTTCGAAGCCTGA
- a CDS encoding YbjN domain-containing protein, with protein MVKLGIWAIAPLMFAIPAQAQTYSPELLKKSVTLEDLQAVVASLDHEVLEVNEDENLVVGQDADGAAYFLFGTACNVGGVPGCQGINMQIRYRLAPEVTYESVAEANYDQAAVQTWVDFEDKVLGVTRYQVLDYGATMANIRENVRVLLDVAPVSAAVAAGINPEQEQKSF; from the coding sequence ATGGTGAAACTCGGGATATGGGCGATTGCCCCGTTGATGTTTGCGATACCGGCACAGGCGCAAACCTACTCACCAGAATTGCTCAAAAAATCGGTGACCCTTGAGGATTTGCAAGCGGTTGTTGCCTCGCTCGATCATGAAGTTTTGGAAGTCAACGAAGACGAAAATTTGGTGGTCGGCCAAGACGCCGATGGGGCTGCTTATTTTCTGTTCGGAACGGCGTGCAATGTAGGCGGCGTTCCCGGTTGTCAGGGGATTAACATGCAGATCCGGTATCGGCTTGCACCAGAGGTCACTTATGAAAGCGTTGCAGAGGCAAACTACGATCAAGCCGCCGTGCAAACTTGGGTGGATTTCGAAGATAAAGTCTTGGGTGTCACGCGTTATCAAGTGCTCGATTACGGGGCGACAATGGCCAATATTCGAGAGAATGTCCGGGTGTTGTTGGATGTAGCGCCGGTTTCGGCCGCCGTTGCGGCGGGCATCAACCCGGAACAGGAACAAAAATCGTTCTAG
- a CDS encoding carboxynorspermidine decarboxylase has protein sequence MTTQAGNPGAFTQFDLNRVDSPAFVVDAAKIRANCQILAEIRDEAASDGASIKVFAALKAFSMWSVAHIMGEYLDGVSTSGLWEARLASEFYDGEIATYSAAFKPEELEEICRLSEHVIFNSPGQMKRAALILDHAATTGGDVSPGLRINPMLATGDVPKYDPSAPGSRLGFPIDQLTEEAMEGVEGIHFHNLCEQTFEPLQRTWDRVFDAIEPWFGQLKWINMGGGHHITRADYERAELIEFLKDAAADTGAEIIIEPGEAIALDAGILVGTLLDTGFNEVPIGITDVSATCHMPDVLEAPYRPAMMGELSDADTIPIRLGGPSCLAGDVIGDYKLPVKADPGARFAFLDQAHYSMVKTNTFNGVQLPSIWLWDSETDALECVKRFEYEDFRGRLS, from the coding sequence GTCGATAGCCCAGCCTTTGTCGTGGACGCGGCAAAGATCCGCGCCAATTGCCAAATCCTCGCCGAAATCCGCGATGAAGCCGCGAGCGACGGCGCGAGCATCAAAGTTTTCGCCGCGCTAAAGGCGTTCTCCATGTGGTCGGTTGCGCATATTATGGGCGAATATCTCGATGGTGTTTCGACAAGCGGTTTGTGGGAGGCCCGGCTTGCATCGGAGTTTTACGATGGGGAAATCGCCACCTATTCGGCCGCTTTCAAACCGGAGGAATTGGAGGAGATCTGTCGCCTATCCGAACATGTGATCTTCAACTCCCCTGGCCAGATGAAGCGCGCCGCATTGATCCTTGATCACGCTGCAACAACGGGCGGTGACGTGTCACCGGGATTGCGGATTAATCCGATGTTGGCGACCGGCGATGTCCCCAAATATGATCCCAGCGCGCCGGGATCGCGGCTCGGCTTTCCTATCGATCAATTGACCGAAGAGGCGATGGAAGGCGTGGAGGGCATCCACTTCCACAATCTGTGCGAGCAGACCTTTGAACCGCTGCAACGGACGTGGGACCGGGTTTTTGACGCGATTGAGCCGTGGTTTGGTCAACTCAAATGGATCAATATGGGGGGCGGACACCACATCACCCGCGCAGATTACGAACGCGCCGAATTGATTGAATTCTTGAAAGATGCGGCGGCGGATACCGGCGCCGAAATCATTATCGAACCCGGCGAAGCCATCGCCTTGGATGCGGGCATTTTGGTTGGAACATTGCTGGATACAGGCTTCAATGAAGTGCCGATCGGCATCACCGATGTATCCGCGACATGCCACATGCCTGATGTGTTGGAGGCGCCGTACCGCCCGGCCATGATGGGCGAGCTTTCCGACGCAGACACGATCCCGATCCGGTTGGGCGGTCCATCGTGTTTGGCAGGCGATGTGATCGGCGATTACAAATTGCCCGTAAAGGCCGATCCGGGCGCGCGTTTCGCCTTTCTGGATCAGGCGCATTACTCGATGGTCAAAACCAACACATTCAACGGCGTCCAACTGCCCAGCATATGGTTGTGGGATAGCGAAACCGACGCGTTGGAATGCGTAAAACGCTTTGAATATGAAGACTTTCGAGGCAGGTTAAGCTGA
- a CDS encoding nitroreductase family protein produces MNYDDVVLGRRSIRGYLDKPVPQAIIEEIIALAVRSPTSMNTQPWHFHVITGEPLDRIRRGNTERILAGEPDSREFRRGEPFAGVHRERQIGVAKQLFGAMGIERDDKERRQDWVLRGFRQFDAPVCVIITYDRELTTSDDTAFDCGAATTALVNAAWSRGLGCVINSQGIMQSPVVREHANIPDEQVIMKAIALGWPDPDFPANAVVSERKTVAEAARFVGFD; encoded by the coding sequence ATGAATTATGATGACGTGGTGCTTGGACGCCGCTCTATCCGTGGATACCTTGATAAGCCCGTGCCGCAGGCAATTATCGAAGAAATCATCGCCCTTGCCGTACGTTCGCCCACATCGATGAACACCCAACCGTGGCATTTTCATGTGATCACCGGCGAACCTCTCGACCGGATCCGCAGAGGGAACACCGAACGCATTTTGGCCGGAGAGCCCGACAGCCGCGAATTTCGGCGCGGCGAACCGTTTGCCGGCGTTCATCGGGAACGTCAGATTGGCGTGGCGAAACAATTGTTCGGTGCCATGGGGATTGAACGCGATGATAAAGAGCGGCGTCAGGATTGGGTCCTTCGCGGATTTCGCCAGTTTGACGCGCCGGTCTGCGTCATCATCACCTATGACCGTGAATTGACGACAAGCGACGACACCGCCTTTGATTGCGGCGCAGCGACCACCGCTTTGGTGAACGCCGCATGGTCGCGCGGCCTTGGCTGTGTCATCAATTCCCAAGGGATCATGCAATCGCCCGTGGTGCGCGAACACGCGAACATCCCTGATGAACAGGTGATCATGAAAGCCATAGCATTGGGATGGCCCGATCCGGACTTTCCCGCCAATGCCGTGGTCAGCGAACGCAAAACCGTGGCCGAAGCGGCGCGGTTTGTCGGATTTGATTGA